The nucleotide sequence TCACGTTCCCGGTACTCTCTTATTTTCGTTTGAGCACCGGGTTCCTTCCGGAGATGGACGAAGGCGGATTTGTGGTTGACTATCTCACTCCCGCCGGAACTTCGTTATCACAGACCAATGCCCTCGCACATCAACTGGAACAGAAGGTAGCCGGCCTGCCTGAGATGTCGGCGTTCTCGCGTCGCACTGGAGCGGAGCTTGGGCTGTTCGCCACGGAGCAAAATAAGGGCGATATTCTCGTCAAACTCAACCCGCGATCGGAGCGCAACAGGAGCGCCGAAGAGGTAATTGAAGATCTACGCGGCCAGATCAGCCGCAGCATTTCTGGAGTCGACACCGAATTCATCCAGTTGCTCCAGGACATGCTCGGTGACCTGGAAGGATCCCCGGAGCCGGTCGAGATCAAACTTTTCGGCAGCAACGCCGATGAGCTGAATCGGATCGCCGACGATCTTGCACCGAAGATCCAGAAAATCGCTGGCATCGTCGACTTCAAAGGACCGCGTCGCGGCAATCCGGAATTGGTCATCAATGTCGATCCCGCACGCACCGCCCACGTCGGCCTTACAGTCGATCAAGTTTCTCTTCAAATACAGGATGGCCTTCTGGGGGCCAACGCCACCGAATTGCGCCAAGCCGATCGTTTCGTTCCGGTTCGCGTGCGCTATCCCGACGAGTTCCGTTTCCAGGAACAGAATATCCGGCATTTCCCAATCCTTACGCCCGCCAAGCAGATTGTTCCTTTGGAATCGCTGGCGACCATCGCCAAGGACCGTGGTCAGAATGAGTTGCTGCGCGAGAACCAGCGTTTGATGGTGACCCTTACGGGCCGACTGGAGAATCGTGACCTGGGGAGCGCAATTTCAGATGTCAAGAAAGTTCTCGCCGCCACGAGCTTTCCGGTTGGCTACATTTACGAAATTGGCGGCCAATACGAAAGCCAGCAAAGTTCGTTTCGCGAGTTGCTGTTCGTGTTGGCCTTGGCCCTGGCGGCCGTGTTCGCCGTGCTGGTGATTCAGTTTCGCGCCTTCACTCCCGCGCTGGTAATTATCTCGGCTGCGCCGCTCTCGATGGCCGGTGTGTTTCTGCTGCTGCTGATCACTGGGACACCTCTCAATGTTTCGTCCTTCATGGGAATCATCCTGATGGTGGGCCTGGTCGTTAAGAATGGCATCATCCTGTTCGAATACTTCGAACATCTTCACGGATCACTTACCGTCACCGAAGCGCTCGTGCAAGCAGGGAGAATCCGCGTGCGCCCCATCCTCATGACTACCTTGTGCACGCTATTCGGCCTCTTACCGCTGGCGTTGGGAATTGGCTCGGGAGCGGAACTGCAAAAGCCACTTGCGATCGCTGTGATTGGGGGACTGAGTCTGTCGATGTTGGTGACGCTGGTGATTATGCCGGTCCTATATGCCACCGTGCGGCGGCAGCGTTCGTAAAAGGGAGGGAACGGTACGGCCCATCCTCGAATCAACCGCGATTAGGCTTGTTCAAACAGCGGGTGCGGCGTAAAGGATCGGGGACACTCGAGTTCGAGCCTGAGCAAGTCCTTCGATTGGTAGGTATATTCCTCGCCGCAATCGTCACAACGCACGATCAACGAGCCGTCAATTGGTGGTGGGGGGAGAAATGCGTCAGTCTCAGCCAGCGGAATTTTGTGCTCAAAAAAGAGGTTTTGCTTCTTGTGGAACCGGTGATTCTTGCAGCGGACAACCCAGAAATACTCTGACTCAGGCATTTGATTACCCCCGTAACCAAGCCAGCGTGGGGCCGCCGGTAGCGTAGTATCGCTCGATTGTGCCTGCTTTTGCTAGTTATCTCTGGGTTGAATTGTAAAAAGATTGTCTCCTGATTCCCTAAACAGGACCGGCATCGGCTTCGCTGTACATCGTATCGATCATGGCTTGGTAGCGTTCTTCAATCCCTCGGCGGCGCACCTTCATGGTATGGGTAAGAGTGCCGTCGGAGGCGGAAAACTCCTCGGGGACGAGCAATACTCGTTTGAGTTTTTCAAAGCGCGCCAGGTCTTTGTTTACTTCTTCGATAATACCGTCGTAAAGTGCCTGCACTTTGCCGGACGCAACCAATTCTGCTTTCGACGAGAAAGCCACCTTGTTGGCGCGCGCCCAATCTTCGAGAACAGGGAAGTGCGGCGAGATCAATACTGCTGGAAACTTGCGCCGGTCTCCGAGCACCACCGCTGTCCCCACCAGCGGATTCAACTTGAGCAAATTTTCGATCGGCTGTGGTGCAATAAATTTTCCGCCCGAGGTCTTGATCAGATCTTTCTTGCGGTCGGTAATCGACAAATACCCATCGCTGTCGAGATTTCCGATATCGCCCGTCTTGAACCATCCGTCGACAAATGCATCATGAGTATCCTGTGGGCGATTCCAGTAGCCCTGAAAGATGGACGGTCCGCGAACCAGAACTTCGCCGTCGTCTGCGATGCGGACCTGTACGTTAGGAAGCGGTTTGCCGACCGTGCCAATCTTGTGTGCAAGCGGAGTATTTACGGCAATGACCGGCGATGTTTCCGTGAGCCCGTAGCCCTCATGAATACGAATGCCAATGTTGGCGTACCATTCCGCAAGTTCGCGGCCCAGCGGCGCGCCTCCGGAGATAAACAGATCTGCTTTACCACCCATGCCTGCTCGCACTTTCGAAAACAAGAGACTATTTGCGATCGACCAGTCGAGCGATTGGGGCTGAGCTCCTCGCAGCGTCTCGTCGCGATGTTTGTGTCCTACCGCCAGCGCCCAACGATAGATGGCGCTCTTGGGGAAGTCCGTAGTCTTGAGAATGACCTGTCTCCGGATCTTCTCGTAGACCCGCGGCACCCCGACAAAGACCAGGGGCTGAACCTCCCCAAGAGCTTGCTCCAGATTGGCCATGTCCGGACAATAAGCGAGCGCAACTCCCCGATACAGCATCGAGAAATCGACATGCCGTGCCGTAACGTGCGAGAGTGGCAGGAACGAAATGCTCACTGCGTTGTCGCCCAGTGCAAAGCCGTCCAGAGAGCAGGCGATGTTCGACGCCATGTTGCCGTGCGTGAGCATCGCTCCCTTGGAGTTGCCGGTCGTGCCCGATGTATAGATGATCGTGGCCAGATCGTCCGGCAGGAGAGAGCGGGCGCGCGCGTCAAAATCCCGATCAGCCTCCGTGGGCCCCTTCATCATGAGAGGCTGCATATGGATGGCATGCGCCGTCTCTACCGCATCCATCACCGCTATCCGTTCGACAGGCGTTTGAGACTGGATCGCCAGAACTTTTGCAAGCTGTGCGGCAGTGGAAACTGCGATAACCCGTGCTCCGCTGTCATTGAGGATGAAAGCAGTTTGTTCGGCAGTTTGCGTGGAGTAGATCGGTACCGTGACTGCGCCCAGGCTGAGGATGGCGAAATCTGTCATCGTCCATTCCGGACGATTCTCACTCAGGATGGCGACTCGATCGCCTTTGCGAATTCCCCATGACTCAAGCGCTCGAGCCATGCCGACCACATTGCGATAGAGTTCGGTGGATGAGATGGGGATCCATCCG is from Acidobacteriota bacterium and encodes:
- a CDS encoding long-chain fatty acid--CoA ligase, with translation MSLQTLNDILLAVSNQARDRVMMERKALGWIPISSTELYRNVVGMARALESWGIRKGDRVAILSENRPEWTMTDFAILSLGAVTVPIYSTQTAEQTAFILNDSGARVIAVSTAAQLAKVLAIQSQTPVERIAVMDAVETAHAIHMQPLMMKGPTEADRDFDARARSLLPDDLATIIYTSGTTGNSKGAMLTHGNMASNIACSLDGFALGDNAVSISFLPLSHVTARHVDFSMLYRGVALAYCPDMANLEQALGEVQPLVFVGVPRVYEKIRRQVILKTTDFPKSAIYRWALAVGHKHRDETLRGAQPQSLDWSIANSLLFSKVRAGMGGKADLFISGGAPLGRELAEWYANIGIRIHEGYGLTETSPVIAVNTPLAHKIGTVGKPLPNVQVRIADDGEVLVRGPSIFQGYWNRPQDTHDAFVDGWFKTGDIGNLDSDGYLSITDRKKDLIKTSGGKFIAPQPIENLLKLNPLVGTAVVLGDRRKFPAVLISPHFPVLEDWARANKVAFSSKAELVASGKVQALYDGIIEEVNKDLARFEKLKRVLLVPEEFSASDGTLTHTMKVRRRGIEERYQAMIDTMYSEADAGPV